The Sphingosinicella humi genome has a window encoding:
- a CDS encoding efflux RND transporter periplasmic adaptor subunit — protein sequence MYFKSFAAAAAGLVLLLSACSSGESQQPPPAPPVTVAAPLVQEVVDWDDYVGRFEAIQRVEVKPRVTGYLQRVHFRDGDYVRAGQTLFTVDARPAQAQLDQARAQLARAEASLANARTELERSKTLAASRAASEEEVEAREAAVRTGLADVNAARAAVRANQLTVGFTSVAAPISGRVSERLVDVGNSVTADQTVLTTIVSTNPIHFAFEGSEALLLKYQRQNSGASRGTPVRIRLQDESTYAHAGTLDFVDTTIGSASGTVRARAVVQNPDGFLKPGMFGHLRLAGTQPYRAMLVPDTAIVTDAARKLLYVVDKEGKVVPKPVVLGPMLGDLRVIRSGIEQSDRVIIGGIQRAMPGQTVTAKAGQIKPPTLQEGKAIEPANAPPASVATPAAAAR from the coding sequence ATGTATTTCAAAAGCTTCGCTGCGGCGGCCGCCGGTCTCGTGCTGCTCCTCTCCGCCTGTTCGTCGGGCGAGTCGCAGCAGCCGCCGCCCGCGCCGCCGGTCACCGTTGCCGCGCCGCTGGTCCAGGAAGTTGTCGACTGGGACGATTATGTCGGCCGCTTCGAGGCGATTCAGCGCGTCGAGGTGAAGCCGCGCGTCACCGGCTATCTCCAGCGCGTACATTTCCGCGACGGTGACTATGTCCGGGCGGGGCAGACCCTGTTCACGGTCGACGCCCGCCCGGCGCAGGCGCAGCTCGATCAGGCGCGGGCGCAGCTCGCCCGGGCCGAGGCATCGCTCGCCAACGCCCGCACCGAGCTGGAGCGATCGAAGACGCTGGCGGCTTCCCGCGCCGCGAGCGAGGAGGAAGTGGAGGCGCGCGAGGCCGCCGTCCGCACCGGCCTCGCCGACGTCAACGCCGCCCGGGCCGCCGTCCGCGCCAACCAGCTCACCGTCGGCTTCACGAGCGTGGCGGCGCCGATCTCCGGCCGGGTGTCGGAGCGGCTGGTCGATGTCGGCAACAGCGTGACGGCCGACCAGACGGTGCTCACCACCATCGTCTCGACCAATCCCATCCACTTCGCCTTCGAGGGTTCCGAAGCGCTGCTGCTCAAATATCAGAGGCAGAATTCGGGCGCCTCGCGCGGCACGCCGGTGCGCATCCGCCTCCAGGACGAGAGCACATACGCCCATGCCGGCACGCTCGATTTCGTCGACACGACCATCGGCTCCGCCTCCGGCACGGTGCGCGCCCGCGCGGTCGTGCAGAACCCGGACGGATTCCTGAAGCCGGGCATGTTCGGCCATCTGCGTCTCGCCGGCACCCAGCCCTATCGGGCGATGCTGGTGCCGGACACGGCGATCGTCACCGACGCCGCCCGCAAGCTGCTCTATGTCGTCGACAAGGAAGGCAAGGTCGTGCCGAAGCCGGTCGTACTCGGACCGATGCTGGGCGACCTGCGCGTCATCCGCAGCGGGATCGAGCAGAGCGACCGAGTCATCATCGGCGGCATCCAGCGCGCGATGCCGGGCCAGACGGTCACCGCGAAGGCCGGCCAGATCAAGCCGCCCACCCTCCAGGAAGGCAAGGCCATCGAGCCCGCCAACGCACCCCCGGCGTCCGTCGCGACGCCGGCCGCGGCGGCGCGTTGA
- a CDS encoding TetR/AcrR family transcriptional regulator, whose amino-acid sequence MKCSDLGPGRTRNAAATRQAILIAATRRFLQDSYECVGLRDIARDAGVDVALVSRYFGSKEELFQEVLRGDREGKLPLDGDSTDLPARLADLMLDNGCETDRNDVERLLIILRSASSPKAAEIVRESLRHDVLEPFADLIGGRNAPVRASFAMAIFMGTTILRTVMQVGPLCDEDRGIVRRKLEQLFEAALSEQP is encoded by the coding sequence ATGAAATGTTCCGACCTCGGGCCGGGGCGCACCCGCAACGCCGCCGCCACCCGCCAAGCCATCCTCATCGCCGCCACCCGACGCTTCCTCCAGGACAGCTATGAGTGCGTCGGCCTTCGCGACATCGCCCGCGACGCCGGCGTCGATGTCGCGCTGGTCAGCCGCTATTTCGGTAGCAAGGAGGAGCTTTTTCAGGAGGTGCTGCGCGGCGATCGCGAAGGCAAGCTGCCGCTCGACGGGGATTCGACCGACCTGCCCGCGCGCCTCGCCGATCTCATGCTCGACAATGGCTGTGAAACCGACCGCAACGATGTCGAGCGCTTGCTGATCATCCTGCGCTCAGCCTCGTCTCCCAAGGCCGCCGAGATCGTGCGGGAATCGCTGCGCCATGACGTCCTAGAGCCCTTCGCGGATCTGATCGGAGGCCGCAACGCTCCGGTGCGGGCGAGCTTCGCCATGGCCATATTCATGGGGACGACGATCCTGCGCACCGTCATGCAGGTCGGTCCCCTCTGCGACGAGGACCGGGGCATCGTCCGCCGCAAGCTCGAACAGCTGTTCGAGGCCGCCTTGTCGGAGCAGCCTTAG
- a CDS encoding tyrosine-type recombinase/integrase — protein sequence MARTNLRYTYIAKGRYWRFRHSKIGDVPLPEQPGSEAFHKRYSELMAKVNKAEPTENRQSLAWLTAKYRKSVELASLSDATQKDYLQTLDLIDREMGDQPFAFVTRKMIKAVRDDYAATPRKAHKIKQMMSRLYSWAEEDDLVAEGFNPAAGIKKLSRKGGEKEYVVWSEAEIALMLKETPAFMKTVILVTLYTGQRVADVARMTWQQFQGDVVRVRQSKTGNPLIIACHPVLRDHLNDLRRKLDADGKRGIMICTSAVGRPYNANSLSSAVGRAVRAVEEMPNDRSLHGLRYAAGSMLEEAGCTVAEIESVLGHETFKMALKYASQRLRSKAAMEKAEHA from the coding sequence GTGGCACGAACTAACCTCCGCTACACCTATATCGCCAAGGGCCGCTATTGGCGCTTCCGCCACAGTAAAATCGGCGACGTGCCCCTCCCTGAGCAGCCTGGCTCAGAGGCATTTCATAAGCGCTACAGCGAGTTGATGGCGAAAGTGAACAAAGCGGAGCCGACCGAAAACCGTCAGTCTCTAGCTTGGCTTACAGCGAAATATCGCAAGAGCGTTGAACTAGCATCGCTGTCGGATGCTACGCAGAAGGACTACCTTCAGACGCTTGATCTAATAGACCGCGAGATGGGCGACCAACCGTTCGCATTCGTCACTCGGAAAATGATCAAGGCGGTGCGGGATGACTACGCCGCCACGCCACGTAAGGCTCATAAAATCAAACAGATGATGTCGCGCCTTTATAGCTGGGCGGAAGAGGACGACCTAGTTGCAGAAGGCTTTAACCCAGCCGCAGGGATCAAGAAGTTGAGCCGCAAGGGTGGCGAGAAGGAATATGTCGTCTGGTCTGAGGCCGAAATTGCACTGATGCTCAAAGAGACGCCAGCCTTCATGAAGACCGTCATTCTGGTAACCCTCTATACCGGACAGCGCGTCGCGGACGTAGCCCGAATGACTTGGCAGCAGTTTCAGGGCGATGTTGTTCGGGTGAGGCAGTCCAAAACCGGAAATCCGCTTATAATCGCGTGTCACCCCGTCCTCAGGGATCACCTCAACGATCTGCGCCGCAAGCTTGATGCTGATGGCAAGCGCGGCATCATGATATGCACGAGCGCTGTAGGCCGCCCGTATAATGCAAACAGCCTCTCATCAGCCGTAGGACGTGCTGTCCGAGCGGTCGAAGAGATGCCCAACGACCGCTCCCTTCACGGCCTTCGTTATGCTGCTGGATCGATGCTTGAGGAAGCCGGCTGCACCGTCGCAGAGATCGAATCTGTCCTCGGTCATGAGACGTTCAAAATGGCGCTAAAATATGCCTCGCAGCGCCTGCGGTCGAAGGCGGCGATGGAGAAGGCGGAGCACGCATAG
- a CDS encoding HD domain-containing protein, translating into MSADLGLILRAAHFAAQRHSTQRRKDAAASPYINHPLAVAAILAEEGGITDSVTIVAALLHDVVEDTVTTPDEVHEHFGGEVASVVAEVTDDKKLEPAERKRLQIQKASSKSERAKLVKMADKIANLRDLVSCPPPDWDHQRRCDYFEWAHQVVEGLRGVSRPLEEAFDRAYELRPA; encoded by the coding sequence ATGTCTGCAGATTTAGGTTTGATATTGCGAGCTGCACATTTCGCAGCTCAGCGGCATAGCACGCAGCGCCGCAAGGATGCGGCCGCTTCTCCCTACATTAATCATCCGCTGGCGGTCGCTGCGATCCTGGCGGAGGAGGGAGGCATCACCGACAGCGTCACAATCGTCGCGGCCCTGCTACATGACGTGGTCGAAGACACCGTGACGACGCCGGATGAGGTCCACGAACACTTTGGTGGGGAGGTGGCGAGCGTCGTCGCTGAAGTCACAGACGACAAGAAATTGGAGCCGGCTGAGCGTAAGAGACTTCAGATCCAGAAAGCGTCCTCAAAGTCCGAACGAGCAAAGCTCGTGAAGATGGCCGACAAAATCGCCAATTTGCGAGATCTTGTGAGCTGCCCGCCCCCTGATTGGGATCATCAACGTCGGTGTGACTATTTCGAGTGGGCGCATCAGGTTGTGGAAGGCTTGCGAGGCGTTAGCAGGCCCTTAGAGGAGGCCTTTGATCGGGCTTATGAACTCAGGCCCGCTTAA
- a CDS encoding DUF885 domain-containing protein produces the protein MRQSLLLAASAFAFAVPSFSAVSAQAPAVVAEAEDARLYAFLDKEFAEQLRHNPQLATRLGMKEGQDRLDDISEAAELRELEWRRASVSRMKSQFDRAKLSPSAQVNYDIWALELDRAELRYRYRQYSPPFYSFLYSAHSRLPDFMINTHVVQDAADMRAYAARLRAIPAVLDEAITQSRASAAIGVHAPKFQVERVIDGSRAIITGAPFDEGAASPLWADAEAKVAKLQSSGKVTDEQARALLADTRTALLSIKPAYERVIAWAESALPHAPSGRVGAGSLPGGADWYAAALKLNTTTDLTAEQIHEIGLEEVKRIEGEQDALARQAGSKDRLAYYAERERRNPPRPWTDELRAEYLRNANAAIARNRELLPKYFGILPAHRMEVVREPSFSEVAGGAAHAAPPTPDGARPGRVYVHLLGTTDDPAPDATIDLMCHEGVPGHVMQGDIQVGQTSGPKFRQATRYVAFGEGWALYAEALCKEMGAYPDVASDFMRLEAELFRAARLVVDTGIHAKGWNEQQAIDYMVASGRASPDQARSEVRRYITLPGQATGYKIGMLKIMELRGKAERELGPRFDIKGFHDLLVGAGSLPLSILERQVDAWIAARS, from the coding sequence ATGCGCCAATCGCTTCTTCTCGCCGCCAGCGCCTTCGCATTCGCTGTGCCTTCGTTTTCTGCCGTCTCGGCCCAGGCGCCGGCAGTCGTGGCGGAGGCGGAGGACGCGCGCTTGTATGCGTTCCTGGACAAGGAATTTGCCGAGCAGCTGCGACACAATCCTCAACTGGCGACGCGGCTTGGCATGAAGGAGGGACAGGATCGGCTCGACGACATCAGCGAGGCCGCTGAGCTCCGGGAGCTGGAATGGCGCCGCGCCAGCGTTTCGCGCATGAAGTCGCAATTCGACCGCGCCAAGCTCTCCCCAAGCGCGCAGGTCAACTACGACATCTGGGCGCTTGAGCTCGACCGTGCAGAGCTCCGCTACCGCTACCGCCAATATTCGCCGCCTTTCTACTCGTTCCTCTATTCGGCACATTCGCGGCTGCCCGATTTCATGATCAACACGCACGTCGTGCAGGATGCGGCCGACATGCGGGCCTATGCAGCCCGCCTTCGCGCCATCCCGGCAGTGCTGGACGAAGCCATCACCCAAAGCCGGGCCTCCGCTGCGATCGGCGTGCACGCACCGAAATTCCAGGTCGAGCGTGTGATCGACGGCAGCCGGGCCATCATCACCGGTGCACCGTTCGATGAAGGCGCCGCCTCGCCTCTGTGGGCCGATGCTGAAGCCAAGGTGGCCAAGCTTCAGTCGAGCGGCAAGGTCACCGACGAGCAGGCGCGGGCGCTTCTCGCCGACACGCGAACCGCCCTGCTCTCGATCAAGCCTGCCTATGAGCGGGTGATCGCCTGGGCCGAAAGCGCGTTGCCGCACGCGCCGAGCGGGCGCGTCGGCGCGGGGTCGCTGCCAGGAGGTGCTGACTGGTATGCCGCCGCGCTGAAGCTGAATACGACCACCGATCTCACCGCAGAACAGATCCATGAAATCGGCCTCGAGGAGGTCAAGCGGATCGAAGGAGAGCAGGACGCACTGGCCCGCCAGGCGGGTTCGAAGGATCGCCTAGCTTATTATGCCGAGCGCGAGCGTCGCAATCCGCCCCGGCCGTGGACGGACGAGCTTCGCGCCGAATATCTGCGCAACGCGAACGCCGCCATCGCGCGCAATCGTGAGCTGCTGCCGAAATATTTCGGTATCCTTCCGGCGCATCGCATGGAGGTGGTGCGCGAGCCATCGTTCAGCGAAGTCGCCGGCGGAGCCGCGCACGCCGCGCCGCCCACGCCCGATGGCGCCCGTCCGGGCCGCGTCTATGTTCACCTGCTCGGCACCACCGACGATCCGGCGCCGGATGCCACCATCGACCTGATGTGCCACGAGGGCGTGCCCGGCCACGTCATGCAGGGCGATATCCAGGTCGGGCAGACGAGCGGGCCGAAGTTTCGCCAGGCCACGCGTTACGTGGCGTTCGGCGAGGGCTGGGCCCTCTACGCCGAAGCCTTATGCAAGGAGATGGGCGCCTATCCCGACGTAGCCAGCGATTTCATGCGCCTCGAAGCCGAGTTGTTCCGTGCTGCGCGCCTGGTCGTCGACACCGGCATTCACGCCAAGGGCTGGAATGAGCAGCAAGCCATAGACTATATGGTGGCGTCCGGCCGCGCTTCTCCCGACCAGGCCCGCTCGGAGGTCCGCCGGTACATCACGTTGCCCGGGCAGGCCACCGGCTACAAGATCGGCATGCTCAAGATCATGGAGTTGCGCGGCAAGGCCGAACGCGAACTTGGTCCAAGGTTCGACATCAAGGGCTTCCACGATCTCCTGGTTGGCGCCGGCTCGCTCCCCCTTTCAATCCTCGAACGGCAGGTCGATGCCTGGATCGCAGCCCGGAGCTGA